The Alteromonas mediterranea DE genome contains the following window.
CGTATGTTGAGCCGTAATTTTTGTACCGCCGCTCATCCTTAATTGAAACACTTACCAAAGAACAACATTGTGTTGGTTTTATCGTTAGCCTTTAAATAGCAAATGAGTGACCACACATTAATCACTTAGATGGCAGACTAATCAATTTTGCCGCTATATTAGTGAATTAGAGAGAGAACGAGTACAATATCCGTAACGCGTTTTAGTTAACGTTTCAAACAGGTTAAAAAAACTACATGCAACAAGCCGACAACTCGGATTTTCAAATAAAGCGCTTTTTGAATTATCTCAAAGCGTACAAAGTCCCGTTCGTATTTGCCATTATCGGAATGATTGGTTATTCCGCTGTTGATACCTTTGTATTCGCTCAGCTCCAGCCAATGATTGATGAATCGCTAGGCAAGAACGATCACGATTACCTTCGTTTAGCTGCTTACGCCATTGTGCCGCTGTTTTTGCTTCGCGGCACGTTTAATTTTATGGGCAGTTACACGCTTAGCTGGATTGGTGCGCAGGTTGTCATGCGCATGCGACAACAGCTGTTTGACAAATATATTCATTTACCTGTGTCTTTTCACGACAATCATTCCGTGGGTGGGTTAATTAGTAAGGTTACTTACGATACCGAGCAGGTAGCTAATGCGTCGGGCAAAGCATTGCTCACCCTTGTCCGAGAAGGCGCTCTTGTTATCGGTCTGCTTTGCGTAATGTTTTATTACTCATGGCAATTGTCGTTAATTTTTCTTTTAATTGGCCCTGTGGTTGCTGTTATTGTCTCTTTCGTTAGCAAGCGTTTTCGTGTTGTGAGCAAAAACATACAGCACTCTATGGGTAACCTTACCTCGTCGGTCGAGCAGGCGGTGAAAGGGCATAAGGTAGTGATCATGTTTGGCGGTCAGGAAATAGAGCAAAACCGTTTTAAACAGAAAAACAACCACAATCGACAGCAAACCATGAAGCTTTCCGTCACATCAATCCTTAGTGTGTCGTCTATTCAAGTTATTGCGTCGATAGCGCTGGCGGTAGTGTTATACATTGCCAGTACGCCGGGCATGCTCGAAAAATTAACCGCGGGTGTGTTTATCAATGTGGTGTTTTGTATGGTAATGCTGTTGAAACCATTAAAACAGCTCACCACCATTAACAATCAATTTCAAAAGGGCATGGCTGCCTGCGCCAGCATCTTCGAAATACTCGATGAAGCTGATGAAGAAGACAGTGGCCGCACAAAAATAGAGCGTGCAACCGGTAAGATAGAATTTGATGACGTTACCTTTTCATACCCCGGCAAGCATACGCCGGCACTATCTAATGTTAGCTTTACGGCAAACCCAGGACAATCGGTTGCACTGGTTGGGCGTTCAGGAAGCGGAAAATCAACAATTTCATCGCTGCTTACGCGTTTTTATGTGCCGCAAGAGGGGCAGATACGTTTAGACGACATGCCGCTTAACGACGTAGACTTAAAAGCATTGCGCGCTCAATTCGCCGTGGTATCGCAAAATGTCACGCTGTTTAACGATACCATTGCTAATAATATTGCGTACGGTGCACGCCAAAACGTATCTCGCAAAGAAATTGAAAATGCGGCTAGAATGGCCCACGTAGAAGAGTTTCTTGCAAATTTACCGGATGGGTTAGACACGGTGATTGGTGAAAATGGTCTAATGCTTTCCGGCGGTCAGCGCCAGCGTATTGCCATTGCAAGGGCTATTTTGGCAGAAGCGCCCATACTTATTTTAGATGAAGCAACCTCGGCGCTAGACACCGAGTCGGAACGCTTAATTCAAGATGCCTTGGAAAAGCTACAAAAGCGTTGTACTAGTATTGTGGTGGCACACCGGCTTTCAACCATCGAGAATGCAGACTGTATTATGGTAGTTGAGCAGGGGCGTATTATTGAAAAAGGTAAGCATGATGAATTGCTTGAAAAAGGCGGTCATTATGCGCAGCTCCACGCACTTCAATTTGGTGAGACTAAGTGAGCCAACCACAAAGTAAAACCCTGCACGACAATTGGTATTTTGGCCATGGATTAGTATGGCTGCTCGCACCTTTTGCTCTGCTATTTTACTTTGTTTCGGCAATTCGACGTTTACTGTTTAAAGTGGGTGTGAAAAAAGTTTTCAAAGCCGAAGTACCCGTTATTGTAGTGGGTAATATTTCGGTGGGGGGAAACGGCAAGACACCCGTTGTGTTAGCTTTAGCCGATTATTACCAAAGTCACGGCATAAAAGTAGGCATTCTTAGTCGAGGTTATGGCGCTAAATCAGCGGTTTACCCCCGACGAGTAAACGGCGACGACAATGCCGCAGAGGTGGGGGATGAGCCTAGACTACTGGCTATTAGAAGCCAGTGTGATGTGGTTATTGACCCAAATCGCGCTCGCGGCGCCGCCTATTTAACTGAAGAATTACAATGTGAATTGATTATTTGCGACGACGGACTGCAGCACTATGCATTGCATCGTGACATTGAGCTTGTTGTTATGGACGATAGGAAAGTAGGGAGCGGTTATTTGCTTCCTATGGGCCCTTTGCGAGAGGGGCAGTGGCGTTTAAGCACCGTGGATGCGTTAATTCACAATAGCCGCTCCATGCCGACGTTTGACCATGCCGTCGCCCCGCAATTTTTAATGACACTGGTACCTGGCGATTTTACATCGGTATCTAACCGAGCAAAAACTTGTACGGTTGAAGAAATAAGAAATCAGGTACCGTGTAGTGCGATTGCTGGAATTGGCTCTCCCCAACGCTTTTTTAATCAGCTAAGAGATATGCAAATAACGTTATCACATACGCAGCCTTTGGCCGATCATCACGCGATGACACCTTCTGATATTCCACAAGGTACAGTCTTGATGACCGAAAAAGATGCAGTAAAGGCGGCGTCATTCGCTCATGAAGCATGTTGGTTTTTACCCGTCAGCGCTCATCTCGCCCCAGACTTTTTTAATTTAATAGACGTAAAACTTGCAAAAGCGGGTTTAACGTTTAACAAAACGGACAGGAATAATAACAATGGCATTTGATAAAAAGCTTTTAGAAGTCTTGGCTTGCCCCGTATGCAAGGGAAAGTTAGTACTAAACGAAGATATGACGCAATTGGTATGTCGGTTTGACCGCTTAGCCTTTGATATTAAGGACGGCATACCTGTTCTTATTGAGAGTAAAGCAACCGCTTTATCTTTAGATGAAGTCGACGCTACACGTTAATTCAGTTTTGTCTTCAGCGTCAGTTAAAAGCTTTGATTAAGGGCTAGAAAGATATGTCATTCACCGTTGTTATTCCCGCACGTTTCGGTTCAAGCCGCTTTCCAGGTAAGCCATTAGCGCTTATTGATGGAAAGCCCATGATTCAACACGTAGTAGAACGGGCTAAAGAGGCGGGCGCGGAAAGCATAATAGTGGCAACAGACGATGAACGTATTCAAAACGTTGTCGAAGGGTTTGCCCAAGTATGCATGACGTCTGTGGATCACCAGTCGGGCACAGAGCGCATAGCAGAAGTTATTCAAACGCAGAATATCTCTGGTGATACCATTGTAGTGAACGTCCAAGGGGACGAGCCATTTATTCCCGCTGAAAATATAAAACAGGTTGCGACTAATTTAGCTAACGCGCCTCAATGTCAAATGGCCACGCTTTCCACTCCGATTGTGAGTGTCGCGGATGTATTCAACCCAAACATAGTGAAAGTGTTGGTGAATGAAAAAGGGGAGTCTATCTACTTTTCACGCTCGCCCATTCCATTTGAACGAGACTATATGATGGCGAACCCAAACAAAGCGAATACGGCCCTTTATAATCGTCATATTGGGATTTACGCGTATCGCGCCGACTATGTAAACCAGTACGTTAATTACGCGCCCAGTGCTTTAGAACAAATCGAGTCACTCGAGCAACTTCGGGCTATTTGGTACGGTGATAAAATTCATTGTGAGGTAGCCGTAGCGCCACCACCTGTTGGAATTGATACACCGGAAGATCTGGAACGCCTTTTAGAGACTATATAAAAACCAGATGGCTTTTGGAAAATGGTTCACCACGGCGTATTGTCGGTTAAAAGCCATAAAAGGCGTCATAAAAAAGCGCTAGAATCGAGCATGCCGAACAGGCAAGAAATCTAAATAACGCATATACACAGTAACAAGGGAGTCGTAATGAACGTAGTTATTACGGGCGGTAATCGCGGCATAGGGCTTGCGCTTACCAAGCAATTTAAAGCACGTGGCGCAAAAGTCTATGCTACGTGTCGCAATAGTTGTGATGAGTTGAACTCTGCAGGCGTTACTATTATCAAAGGCGTCGATGTCTCTCAACCTGAAATGCTGGCAGAAAAACTCGCACCCCTAATGGATGTGAAAATTGATTTGCTCATTAATAACGCTGGGGTTCTGGGCAAAGAAAGCCTAGATGACTGGGACCCAAACACCATAGATTATCAGTTCCGTGTTAATGCCATGGGGCCGCTTCTTGTTTCCCAGACTCTCTTACCGGTGATGGCAGACAACAGTAAAATTGCGATGATCACAAGTCGTATGGGATCGATGGCTGATAATGGCTCTGGTGGTTATTATGGCTATCGCATGTCTAAAGCTGCGTTGAATGCAGCCTCCGTATCTTTGGCAAACGATCTAAAGCCAAGAGGGATTGCTGTAGGTATTTTTCACCCTGGGTTCGTGCAAACTGAAATGGTTAATGGTGCAGGCGATATTGATGCTGATACGTGTGCCGAACGTTTGTCGCAGCGTATTGATGAGCTTAACGTGGATAATGCAGGGCGCTTTATCCATTCAAATGGTGACGAGCTACCTTGGTAGTTTTCACGTTGATGACCCAGTAACCGAGGTATAAAAACCGAGGTATCAGGTATAAAGAGTAGATAAAATAAAACCCTATCGTGAATACGCCATCGATAGGGTTTCTAGACTAGCTTTAGCTGTTAGGCTCTAGTGCAAAGTGTATGGCTACTCTGCGCCCTCCGTTGCATGCGCTTCTTCATCGTCTTGGTCTTCAGATAGTACAGCCCATACATCGTGTTCGTTAGCGTGAATGACTTCAGCCCATACACGATCGCCTGGTTTTACATCGTAAACCCCGTTTAAATGAACGAGGCCGTCCACTTCAGGTGCATCGGCATACGTTCGACCTACCGCACCTTCGGCGTCAACGCTATCAATAACCACTTGATACTCATTACCAATTCTGGCTTTTAATCGCGCAGCGCTTATTTCACCCTGTACTTCCATGAAGCGCGCAAGGCGTTCTTGTTTTATATCTTCTGGTACTGGGTCGGGTAGGTCATTTGCTCTTGCCCCTTCAACCGGTGAATAAGCGAATGCACCAACGCGATCAAGCTGGGCTTCCCGTAGAAAGTCTAAAAGTTCTTCAAACTCTTCTTCTGTTTCTCCTGGAAATCCAACGATAAACGTAGAGCGAATTACCAATGACGGGCATTGTTCACGCCATTTTTTAACGCGCTCTAGTACTCTTTCTGCACTACCTGGGCGCTTCATAAGTCTAAGAATGCGCTTATTGGCGTGCTGGAATGGAATATCAAGATAAGGCAGAATTTTACCATCATTCATCAGTGGAATGAGGTCATCAACATGGGGGTAAGGGTAAACGTAGTGGAGGCGTACCCAAATTCCCATTTCACCCAGTTGCTCGCAAAGCTGTTGCATGTGGGTCTTCACCGGCATGCCGTTCCAGAACCCTGTTCTGTGTTTTACATCTACACCGTACGCACTGGTATCTTGAGAGATAACCAATAGCTCTTTCACGCCCGCCTCTTTTAATCGTTTGGCTTCATCAAGCACGTTGCCAACAGGGCGGCTTACTAAATCTCCGCGCATTGAGGGGATAATGCAGAATGTGCAGCGGTGGTTGCAGCCTTCTGAAATTTTTAAATATGCGTAATGGCGGGGCGTTAGTTTCACACCGTGATCAGGAATAAGATCCGCAAACGGATTATGCTGAGGCTTCGGTAAATGCTCGTGTACTTGCTCTACTACCGTCTCGTATGCATGAGGGCCGGTAATAGCCAAGACATTTGGGTGTAGCTCTCGAATTTCGTCTTCTTTTACCCCTAAGCAACCCGTTACAATAACTTTGCCATTTTCTTTTAATGCTTCACCAATGGTATCTAACGATTCTTCAACTGCGGCGTCAATGAACCCACAAGTGTTGACGATAACGAGATCAGCATCGTTGTAGGTAGGCACTACGTCATAACCTTCGGTGCGAAGTTGAGTAAGAATACGTTCAGAATCAACCAAATTCTTAGGGCACCCTAAGCTGACAAAACCAATTCTGCTACCTACACCTTGTTGTGAAGATTGATTGTCACTCAGTACTTTGACCGGTGTTTCAAGCGTTGTGGTTTTGTTTGCGACTTTGTTTGGATCAAACGTTTCTACTGTCATCTAAAATATCACCCGAAAAATGACTGTGCTTAAAATGGCCGCGGATTATACAGGAAGTCATACCAATGCGCAGTAGTTTTAGGTTACAAATGCGCTTTTAGCTAGACAAAGTTCAGCAGGGGTACGACCAACGTTACCGCGTTAATTAAAGGCTAAGCGCTATATTTTAAAAAAGCCATTATTATTCATGAAAAAAGGTAACGCGGCGCGGTAGAGGCGCGGTCTGACATTTTGCGACCTTTTAAATAAAGGGCTATGAGAAGAAATACTAAAACCCTGCCTGTTTAAAATTTTGAAGTTATCCCCACTTTAATATCTTCCTGATACAAAACTTCAATAAAGAAGCGTATTAAGCGCTGTTCAAAAGTGGAAATGAAAAAAGTGAACCCATGTTAAAACTCCCACTTTCTTATTACGACGAATCTGGGCGCATCCTTCCTCCTCGTTGGCTGTATAGCGTATTTATTCTTTTATGCATCGATTGGCTAGCGTTTATCTTTTCCTTAGCGTCTCGAACACAAACCAGTGAGTTACTTGCGTTTTTCTACCCACAAAAAGAAAGTTTAGGTCTTGGGCTTTTGGCAAGCCTACCGGTTTTTCTGGCACTGGTGTTAGTCAGTCAGCGAGAGAGACTGTGGAAAAAAGGCTACCTCAACTGGCGCCGTTGGGTAATTCCGCTAGCACAAATTGGCGTGGTATTATTGCTGTGCGTACAACTCTATTATGCTATGCATCATCATTGGGGGTTTGAATACATTACCGGTGTTAAAATGGCATTCTATAGCATTGCGCTTTATGCCATATCAAAAAGCCGTCATTTGAAGTGGATGGTAGAAGATTGGAAAGCGCCTAACCCTTAAAAGTAAAGGCGCTTAACGAGATGAAAGGGGCTGACCCTTAGTGATGCGCTTTGTGGTTGGCAAGGGCCTGTTCATAATAAGCAAACACACTAATTTGACTATCATTAACCAGGCGCTCGTAACAGATTCCAGCAAGTGCATACGTATTCTCGCCCACTTTTAAAAATACTGAAGGCGCTTTAGGGTTAGATTGATCGTAAATCCACTCACCATCTAATTGCGCTTTCAAAATCTCACCTATATACGCGCCAAAAATATTGCAGATGGTAAAGACCGCTTCGTC
Protein-coding sequences here:
- the rimO gene encoding 30S ribosomal protein S12 methylthiotransferase RimO, with translation MTVETFDPNKVANKTTTLETPVKVLSDNQSSQQGVGSRIGFVSLGCPKNLVDSERILTQLRTEGYDVVPTYNDADLVIVNTCGFIDAAVEESLDTIGEALKENGKVIVTGCLGVKEDEIRELHPNVLAITGPHAYETVVEQVHEHLPKPQHNPFADLIPDHGVKLTPRHYAYLKISEGCNHRCTFCIIPSMRGDLVSRPVGNVLDEAKRLKEAGVKELLVISQDTSAYGVDVKHRTGFWNGMPVKTHMQQLCEQLGEMGIWVRLHYVYPYPHVDDLIPLMNDGKILPYLDIPFQHANKRILRLMKRPGSAERVLERVKKWREQCPSLVIRSTFIVGFPGETEEEFEELLDFLREAQLDRVGAFAYSPVEGARANDLPDPVPEDIKQERLARFMEVQGEISAARLKARIGNEYQVVIDSVDAEGAVGRTYADAPEVDGLVHLNGVYDVKPGDRVWAEVIHANEHDVWAVLSEDQDDEEAHATEGAE
- the lpxK gene encoding tetraacyldisaccharide 4'-kinase; this translates as MSQPQSKTLHDNWYFGHGLVWLLAPFALLFYFVSAIRRLLFKVGVKKVFKAEVPVIVVGNISVGGNGKTPVVLALADYYQSHGIKVGILSRGYGAKSAVYPRRVNGDDNAAEVGDEPRLLAIRSQCDVVIDPNRARGAAYLTEELQCELIICDDGLQHYALHRDIELVVMDDRKVGSGYLLPMGPLREGQWRLSTVDALIHNSRSMPTFDHAVAPQFLMTLVPGDFTSVSNRAKTCTVEEIRNQVPCSAIAGIGSPQRFFNQLRDMQITLSHTQPLADHHAMTPSDIPQGTVLMTEKDAVKAASFAHEACWFLPVSAHLAPDFFNLIDVKLAKAGLTFNKTDRNNNNGI
- the msbA gene encoding lipid A export permease/ATP-binding protein MsbA, whose amino-acid sequence is MQQADNSDFQIKRFLNYLKAYKVPFVFAIIGMIGYSAVDTFVFAQLQPMIDESLGKNDHDYLRLAAYAIVPLFLLRGTFNFMGSYTLSWIGAQVVMRMRQQLFDKYIHLPVSFHDNHSVGGLISKVTYDTEQVANASGKALLTLVREGALVIGLLCVMFYYSWQLSLIFLLIGPVVAVIVSFVSKRFRVVSKNIQHSMGNLTSSVEQAVKGHKVVIMFGGQEIEQNRFKQKNNHNRQQTMKLSVTSILSVSSIQVIASIALAVVLYIASTPGMLEKLTAGVFINVVFCMVMLLKPLKQLTTINNQFQKGMAACASIFEILDEADEEDSGRTKIERATGKIEFDDVTFSYPGKHTPALSNVSFTANPGQSVALVGRSGSGKSTISSLLTRFYVPQEGQIRLDDMPLNDVDLKALRAQFAVVSQNVTLFNDTIANNIAYGARQNVSRKEIENAARMAHVEEFLANLPDGLDTVIGENGLMLSGGQRQRIAIARAILAEAPILILDEATSALDTESERLIQDALEKLQKRCTSIVVAHRLSTIENADCIMVVEQGRIIEKGKHDELLEKGGHYAQLHALQFGETK
- a CDS encoding SDR family oxidoreductase, translated to MNVVITGGNRGIGLALTKQFKARGAKVYATCRNSCDELNSAGVTIIKGVDVSQPEMLAEKLAPLMDVKIDLLINNAGVLGKESLDDWDPNTIDYQFRVNAMGPLLVSQTLLPVMADNSKIAMITSRMGSMADNGSGGYYGYRMSKAALNAASVSLANDLKPRGIAVGIFHPGFVQTEMVNGAGDIDADTCAERLSQRIDELNVDNAGRFIHSNGDELPW
- a CDS encoding Trm112 family protein, coding for MAFDKKLLEVLACPVCKGKLVLNEDMTQLVCRFDRLAFDIKDGIPVLIESKATALSLDEVDATR
- the kdsB gene encoding 3-deoxy-manno-octulosonate cytidylyltransferase, producing the protein MSFTVVIPARFGSSRFPGKPLALIDGKPMIQHVVERAKEAGAESIIVATDDERIQNVVEGFAQVCMTSVDHQSGTERIAEVIQTQNISGDTIVVNVQGDEPFIPAENIKQVATNLANAPQCQMATLSTPIVSVADVFNPNIVKVLVNEKGESIYFSRSPIPFERDYMMANPNKANTALYNRHIGIYAYRADYVNQYVNYAPSALEQIESLEQLRAIWYGDKIHCEVAVAPPPVGIDTPEDLERLLETI
- a CDS encoding DUF2919 family protein yields the protein MLKLPLSYYDESGRILPPRWLYSVFILLCIDWLAFIFSLASRTQTSELLAFFYPQKESLGLGLLASLPVFLALVLVSQRERLWKKGYLNWRRWVIPLAQIGVVLLLCVQLYYAMHHHWGFEYITGVKMAFYSIALYAISKSRHLKWMVEDWKAPNP